The genomic region GATTATTTATGCCCAAGGAGTGGTCTTGCCAGGGGTAGGGGCTTTTAAGGATGCGATAAAAAATATTAAAGAATTAAATATTGATCAAGCTATCTATAAAGTTATAAAAGAAGGAAAACCGTTTTTAGGTATCTGCTTAGGGTTGCAACTTTTATTTTCTAAAAGCTACGAAGATGGAGAGCACCAAGGTTTAGGTGTTTTAAGTGGAGAGGTAGTCAAATTTCCCGGTAGCGTCTTAGTTCCTCATATTGGGTGGAATACTCTGGAGATAAATCTTAATTTAGATCAGACTTCTTCTTTGTTTTTAAATATTCCAAATTGTTCTTTCTTTTATTTTGTCCATTCTTACTTTATTAAGCCTAAAGAGGAGAAGATTATAGCTACCATGACTGAATATGGACTAAAGTTTGCTTCTTCTATTGTTAAAGATAACATTGTTGCTACTCAGTTTCATCCAGAGAAGAGTCAGGAGTTAGGATTAAGGTTTTTAGATAATTTTAAGAAGGAGTTTTTTTAGAGAAGATGTTAATTATTCCAGCTATTGATATTAAGGATGGAAGAGTAGTTCGGTTAACTCAAGGAAGGTTTGACCAAGAAACAGTATACTTTGAAAAGCCTTACCAAGTAGCCAAAAGGTGGAGAGCAGAAGGAGCTTCTTTTCTCCATGTTGTTGACTTAGATGGAGCTAAGGGGGGGTCTCTGAAAAATAAAGAGAGTATAAAAAAAATTATTGAGGCGGTAGATATACCTATTCAAGTAGGGGGAGGAATAAGAACCTTAGAAATCGTGGAAGAATTAATCTTAATGGGTGTAAGCAAAGTTATTTTAGGAACCACAGCGGTAAATGATCAACTTTTGGTAAAAAAAGGGGTAGAAAAATTTAGAGAACAAATTGTTATAGGCATAGATGCAGTTAATGGTTATGTGGCTATAAAAGGTTGGCAAGAAAAAACAAAGATAAACGCCGTGGACTTAGCTTTAAAGATTAAAGAGATGGGTATTAGTGAAATAATTTATACCGATATCTTAAGAGATGGGACTCTTAACGGTCCTAATAGGGAAGAATTAATTAACATTGCTCAAAAGACAAAACTAAAAGTAGTTGCTTCTGGGGGTATTTCTAGCCTAGAAGATATCAAGAAGATTAAAGATATTGAATATTTGGGGATAAAAGGAATTATTATTGGAAAAGCTCTTTATGCTAAAAAGATAGATCTAAAAGAAGCTATCAAGGTAGCTGAGGAGTAGTTATTTATCCTCAAGCAAAACAGGTTTGCAAAAAATATTACTTGAAATCCCAAATTACCCGAGCGATTTACTGGGCAAAACTGTTTAAAATGAGAATATTTAACAATATTTTTCACAAACCAACTTTGGATAGTCTAATTAAGGCTTAATGAGGAGAAAGATATGGATATTGAAAATATCAGGGAAATTTTAAATGAATTTACCAATGGTCAGGAATGGAGTCGGATCCGAGAAACACAATTAAGAAGTATGGGCGCTACCTCTTATTGGATTATCGATAATGAAGGTAGCTTTGTATTTAAAGAGACCCAAGATAAAGAAGGATGTCAAAATGTCAAGTCTACTTCTTTAGATTATGAAAATTGCCAGGCTGCTTTTCTTTACTTATTTTATGAAACGAAGAAGAGAAAGAGATCTATCATTAACAAATGCCATCTTAAATATATTACTTTTAGTGTTCCTTTGATGGCCGAAAATGAGGTAGTGGGAATAGTGGGGGGGTGTCAAATTGAGAGTCCTGCTTTTATGGGAAAGAAAGAAAGACTTATTTCTTCTTCTGTGATTAGAGCTCCTCAAGTGAAAATGGTCGAATTGTTAGAAAAAGGGGTTGAGCTTTTAGCTATTCATTGCCAATCTGCTTTAGATTTAATTATTAAAGATCGAAAGCTTTTAGAAAAAGAAAGAGAGATTAAGGATATCTCCCTTTTTTATGAGATCATGGAAGGAGAAAGGGATAAGATCTTAAGTTTAGACCCAAATAGCTTGTTTCGTTATTTCTTAAGTATTATTTCTAGGATTATTAAAGGGCAAGTTTATGTCTTGATGTTATATAATCAAGCCGAAAATGAACTAGAAATCAAGATGAGTCTTGAAGAAGATGGTTCCTTAGTTTCTTCTTCAAGAGTAAGTATAGATAAGGATATTGCTGAATATGTTATCAAGACTAAGGAACCTATGTTAGTAAAGAATATTGGCCAAGATGAAAGATTGGCCAATCAAAGGACGATTAATCAGTATTACACTAAGTCTTTTTTAATAACTCCATTAATGCTTCAGAGAAAGCTGATCGGAGTGATTTCTATAAATAGCGAGCTAACTCATCATATATTTAATGAAAGTGAACTTAGAGTTCTTCAATTAATTTGTGGTTATATCACAGTGGCGATAGAGTCATCCCTTTTATCCTACCAAGAAATGAAGACTAAATTTAATTTAGAAAAAGAAGCTAGTCAGTTAAAAGAAGGGGCGCATAAAATAAAGACTCAAACAGATGCTCTTCGACAACAAATTGTTACTTTAAGTGAGCAAATAGAAGAGACAGTGAAATTAAAAAAAGAGACGGAGGAGTTAAAAATTCAGGCAGATAAAATAGAAAATCAGACTTTATTTACCAAAAAATTCTTAGAATTACAAACCTTAGAAGTAGCTACTCAAGAAGAAGAGACCATAACATTAAAGAGAGAGACGGAAGCCCTCTCTAAGCAGGTGGAAAAATATCTTTCCGAAGAAAAGATTACTCCTGATATTACCACTTATACTCAGGATCTAAAAAGACAAACAGAAAAACTTTATCAGCAAGCAGGGAAATTGTTTTCCCAAGTAGAGATGCTAAAGAATCAATTAAGGGAAGCAGAAGAATTACTTTCTAAGGTAAAAGAGGTAGAAGAGTTAGATAACCAGACTCAGCAATTAAAAGAACAAGCAGATACTTTAAGGTCTCAAGTTGATAAACTACAAAATAAAGCTGATAATTTAATTGTTCAAGCTAAAGAAGCAGAAGCTATTATTGCTGCTGCTTCGGATATGGAAAAGGAAAAGGATCTGGCTGATGAATTAAATTTATTAGCGGAGATTAGCTCCCAAATGAATAAATTTAAAAAACCAGAAGAGATCTTAAATTGGGTCTTACTAAAAATTCAGCCTTTATTTAATTCTAATTTAGGAGCTTTTCTTTATGCTAAAGGAAGAATCTTATCCATTAATATCCTTTATCAAAGCGAAACATCTGAAAAGCTTCTTGAAGAAATGAAGAGTAAACTTTTAACAACTTGGTCCGAGATTAAAAGTGAAAGCATGGCCAATAAAAGAGTTATTTGTAATTTATCTAAAGAGTCTTCCTGGGGAACTTCTTTAGAAGATCAAGAACAGATTGAGTCGTTCTTAATAACTCCCTTTAATATTAAGGATAAAGAAGTAGGTCTTTTAGTCTTAGCTAGCTCAAAAAAGGACTTTTTTGGTTTGGAAAAGAAAAGATTTTTCTCTTGTTTGAGCAACTATTTATCTTTAGCGGTGGAGAATAATGTTTTAAAAGAGAAGACCTTGTCCGAAATAGATGAGTTGACTAAAGTTTATGATTATCGCTATCTAAAGCATGCCTTGGATAGCGAGGTAAAGAGGGCTGAATTTTTTAATCATAACTTATCTATGATTTTAGTTGATGTAGATCATTTAGCTAAGATAAATAATCATTATGGATATCTGATGGGAAACAAGGTCTTAATTAATATAGCTAAGACCTTAAAGAAGAATATAAAGAAAATTGGCTTTGTGGCTCGTTATGGGAGTGATCATTTTGTATTAGTCTTGCCAGAAACAAGGGAAGATGAAGCTTATCAAGTGGCTAAAGAGATAAAAAGTGAAGTTTCAGCCACCGTGTATCATAGTAAAGACAGTAAGTTTGGCATTACAGTGAACATAGGATTAGTAAGTTACTCTAGTCTTATAAAAGATAAAACAGTCCCTGGCTTATTTAAGGCGGTTAATAAAGCCTTGTTAAGAGCTAAACATTCAGGAAAAAATGAAGTAGAGATTTATAGAGATAATAATCATAATGGTAAAACTTAAGTAACTATTCAGGTAGCAAGAATACAGAATTCAGGAGTCAGAATGAAAGAACCTGTGTGATTTATGCGATTATTTTTTGTTTGGATTCACTGATTACGAACAGTTGCGTTGCCTGATTTAATTCTGTATTCTGTATTCTGACTTCTAAATTCTACTGCCTGAATAGTTACAAACTTAAAATAATTGCTTGGTAGCTGATAGCTTACCACTTAGGAAGGATAATGTTAGCTAAAAGAATTATTCCTTGTTTAGATGTAGATAAGGGAAGAGTAGTAAAAGGAGTTAATTTTGTAAATATTCGAGATGCGGGGGATCCAGTAGAAGCAGCTCTTTTATATAATCAAGAAGGGGCTGATGAATTAGTTTTTTTAGATATAACTGCTTCCAGCGACCAAAGAGAGATTATGATAGAGGTAGTGAAGAGGACAGCAGAAGTAGCTTTTATGCCTTTAACGGTAGGGGGAGGAACAAGAAGCTTATTTGACATTGAGAGATTGCTTAAGGCTGGAGCGGACAGAGTTTCTATAAATACGGCGGCGGTAAAAAGAGCAACCTTAGTCAAAGAAGCTGCTCTTAGTTTTGGAAGCCAGTGTATAGTAGTAGCTATCGATGCCAAGAAGACTTTAAAAGCTGAGAAGACATTAAAAAGGAAAGATCTTCCTATGTTAACTTGGGAAGTTTATATCCATGGAGGGAGAACACCTACCAATATTGAGGTTATTTCTTGGGCTAAGAAGATGGAAGATTATGGATGCGGCGAGATCTTGTTAACTAGTATGGATAGAGACGGGACTAAAGAAGGATATGACCTTGAGCTTACTAAGGCTATTGCAGAAAGCTTGCATATTCCAGTGATTGCTTCAGGGGGAGCAGGTAAGTTAGAAGATTTTTATGAAGTCTTGACTATTGGCAAAGCAAACTCAGCTTTAGCGGCTTCTCTTTTTCATTATAGAGAATTAACTGTTAAACAAGTAAAAGAATATTTAAATCAAAAAGAGGTAGTGGTGAGACTATGAAAGAAAAGATAGAGGAAAATATAGAGAATTTAAAATACAATGAGCAAGGATTAATCCCAGTCATTATTCAAGATTATCTGAGCAAGGAAGTCTTAATGTTAGCTTATATGAATAAAGAATCTCTTCAGAAAACCGTGGAGAGTAAAAAGACTTGTTTTTTTAGCCGTTCTCGGGGAAAATTTTGGACAAAAGGCGAAACTTCTGGTCACTATCAAGAAATAAAAGATATTACCTATGACTGCGATAAAGATACTTTGCTTATTAAAGTTAAACAAGATGGAGTGGCTTGTCATACTGGTGAGTATTCTTGTTTTTATACTTCTCTGGAAGGAGAATATACCAAGAAAGAACCCTTAGCAGAAAGTATTATTGATGAAGTTTACAGGGAAGAAAAAGAAGAATGTAGAGGCCAGAAGAGAGATAGTAAGTCTTTAGAAGAAAGTATTTTAGAAGAAAGTATTATTGATGAAGTTTACAGAGTGATAGAAGAGAGGAAGAATAATTTTTCTCCTGGTTCTTATGTCTCTTCTCTAATTAAGAAAGGAGAAGATGAAGTCTTAAAAAAGATTATTGAAGAAGCAGGAGAAGTAGTGATTGATGGTAAAAAGAAAGATAAAGAGAAGATAATCATGGAAGTAGCTGATTTGTGGTTTCATCTCTTAGTTTTGTTAAACATTAATCATATTACTCCTTCGGATATTTATTTAGAACTTAAAAGACGAAGAAAGAAATAATGTACTATCCTAAATTTAGAGAGTTTAAAAAAAAGGCTTTGGCAGGAAGTATTGTTCCTGTATATAAAGAAATATTAGCTGATATGGAGACACCTGTCTCTGTATTTTGTAAAATAAATGATGGAAAGTATTCTTTCTTATTAGAAAGCGTAGAGGGTGGAGAAAGATTAGGTCGGTATTCTTTTATTGGAAGTAATCCTTTAGCTATTTTTCAAGTCAAGGATAAGGTGGGGACTATTTATCAAGATGGAAAGATTAATAAGCTTGGAGTTCTCAAAGATCCCTTAGCTTATTTAAAAAACTTGCTCCATTTTTATAGTTTTGTAAAAGATGAAGACTTGCCTGATTTTTCAGGAGGAGCAGTAGGATATATTGGTTATGATTATATTAGATGTCTTGAAGATATTCCCGATAGTAATCCTGATGATTTAAATGTTCCTGATTTATTCTTTTTAGTGGTTAATGAAGTAGTGATCTTTGATTATCTAAAACATGTGATCAAAGTAGTCTCTAATGCTCACATTAATAATGATCCTCAAGAGTCTTACCAAAAAGCTGTTTTTAAAATTGAAGAGATTATCAAAAAGATTAATCAGCCTCTAAATAAACATTTAGATATCCTTTACCATAAAGAAAAAAGGCTTAAGGTAGAATCTAATTGCACCAAAGAAGAATTTATTCATTTGGTCAAACAAGCTAAGAAGTATATTTTGGAAGGCGATATCTTTCAAGTAGTCTTATCGCAGAGATTATCTTTTGGCACCCAATTAGATCCTCTTAATGTTTACAGGATTTTAAGAAGAATAAATCCATCTCCTTATATGTTTTATTTACATCTTGATAAGATGAGTTTAATTGGGTCATCTCCAGAGCTATTAGTTAAATTTTCTAATCAGACCGTAGAAACACGACCTATTGCTGGCACTGTCCCTCGAGGGACAAATGCTGCTCAAGATAAACTTTTAGAAAAAGAGCTGATAGGGAATCCTAAAGAACGAGCCGAGCATCTCATGTTAATTGACTTAGGTCGTAACGATCTTGGTAAAGTGTGTAATTATAAAAGTATTGAATTGCCAGAGTTTATGGTGGTAGAAAAGTATTCTCATGTCATGCACCTGGTTACTTCAGTCAAAGGCCAGATTTGTCCAAAATATGATCAGTTTGATGCCATAAAAGCTTGCTTTCCAGCCGGCACGGTCACTGGAGCTCCTAAAATTAGAGCAATGGAGATAATTGAAGAGTTAGAAAAGACTAAAAGAGGTCCTTATGCCGGTTGTATTTGTTACTTTAGTTTTTCTAACTATTTTGACTCTTGCATTACTATTAGGACCATCTTAATGAAAGATGGTCAGGCTTATATTCAAGCTGGAGCAGGAATAGTAGCTGATTCTAATCCAGAAGCAGAGTACATAGAGACAATAAATAAAGCCAAAGCTTTAATAGAAGTTTTTAAGATTAAGTAAATTGTTGTCTATGAATTTGAAAA from bacterium harbors:
- a CDS encoding bifunctional phosphoribosyl-AMP cyclohydrolase/phosphoribosyl-ATP diphosphatase HisIE, with the protein product MKEKIEENIENLKYNEQGLIPVIIQDYLSKEVLMLAYMNKESLQKTVESKKTCFFSRSRGKFWTKGETSGHYQEIKDITYDCDKDTLLIKVKQDGVACHTGEYSCFYTSLEGEYTKKEPLAESIIDEVYREEKEECRGQKRDSKSLEESILEESIIDEVYRVIEERKNNFSPGSYVSSLIKKGEDEVLKKIIEEAGEVVIDGKKKDKEKIIMEVADLWFHLLVLLNINHITPSDIYLELKRRRKK
- the trpE gene encoding anthranilate synthase component I — encoded protein: MYYPKFREFKKKALAGSIVPVYKEILADMETPVSVFCKINDGKYSFLLESVEGGERLGRYSFIGSNPLAIFQVKDKVGTIYQDGKINKLGVLKDPLAYLKNLLHFYSFVKDEDLPDFSGGAVGYIGYDYIRCLEDIPDSNPDDLNVPDLFFLVVNEVVIFDYLKHVIKVVSNAHINNDPQESYQKAVFKIEEIIKKINQPLNKHLDILYHKEKRLKVESNCTKEEFIHLVKQAKKYILEGDIFQVVLSQRLSFGTQLDPLNVYRILRRINPSPYMFYLHLDKMSLIGSSPELLVKFSNQTVETRPIAGTVPRGTNAAQDKLLEKELIGNPKERAEHLMLIDLGRNDLGKVCNYKSIELPEFMVVEKYSHVMHLVTSVKGQICPKYDQFDAIKACFPAGTVTGAPKIRAMEIIEELEKTKRGPYAGCICYFSFSNYFDSCITIRTILMKDGQAYIQAGAGIVADSNPEAEYIETINKAKALIEVFKIK
- the hisA gene encoding 1-(5-phosphoribosyl)-5-[(5-phosphoribosylamino)methylideneamino]imidazole-4-carboxamide isomerase: MLIIPAIDIKDGRVVRLTQGRFDQETVYFEKPYQVAKRWRAEGASFLHVVDLDGAKGGSLKNKESIKKIIEAVDIPIQVGGGIRTLEIVEELILMGVSKVILGTTAVNDQLLVKKGVEKFREQIVIGIDAVNGYVAIKGWQEKTKINAVDLALKIKEMGISEIIYTDILRDGTLNGPNREELINIAQKTKLKVVASGGISSLEDIKKIKDIEYLGIKGIIIGKALYAKKIDLKEAIKVAEE
- the hisF gene encoding imidazole glycerol phosphate synthase subunit HisF, with the translated sequence MLAKRIIPCLDVDKGRVVKGVNFVNIRDAGDPVEAALLYNQEGADELVFLDITASSDQREIMIEVVKRTAEVAFMPLTVGGGTRSLFDIERLLKAGADRVSINTAAVKRATLVKEAALSFGSQCIVVAIDAKKTLKAEKTLKRKDLPMLTWEVYIHGGRTPTNIEVISWAKKMEDYGCGEILLTSMDRDGTKEGYDLELTKAIAESLHIPVIASGGAGKLEDFYEVLTIGKANSALAASLFHYRELTVKQVKEYLNQKEVVVRL
- a CDS encoding diguanylate cyclase, with product MDIENIREILNEFTNGQEWSRIRETQLRSMGATSYWIIDNEGSFVFKETQDKEGCQNVKSTSLDYENCQAAFLYLFYETKKRKRSIINKCHLKYITFSVPLMAENEVVGIVGGCQIESPAFMGKKERLISSSVIRAPQVKMVELLEKGVELLAIHCQSALDLIIKDRKLLEKEREIKDISLFYEIMEGERDKILSLDPNSLFRYFLSIISRIIKGQVYVLMLYNQAENELEIKMSLEEDGSLVSSSRVSIDKDIAEYVIKTKEPMLVKNIGQDERLANQRTINQYYTKSFLITPLMLQRKLIGVISINSELTHHIFNESELRVLQLICGYITVAIESSLLSYQEMKTKFNLEKEASQLKEGAHKIKTQTDALRQQIVTLSEQIEETVKLKKETEELKIQADKIENQTLFTKKFLELQTLEVATQEEETITLKRETEALSKQVEKYLSEEKITPDITTYTQDLKRQTEKLYQQAGKLFSQVEMLKNQLREAEELLSKVKEVEELDNQTQQLKEQADTLRSQVDKLQNKADNLIVQAKEAEAIIAAASDMEKEKDLADELNLLAEISSQMNKFKKPEEILNWVLLKIQPLFNSNLGAFLYAKGRILSINILYQSETSEKLLEEMKSKLLTTWSEIKSESMANKRVICNLSKESSWGTSLEDQEQIESFLITPFNIKDKEVGLLVLASSKKDFFGLEKKRFFSCLSNYLSLAVENNVLKEKTLSEIDELTKVYDYRYLKHALDSEVKRAEFFNHNLSMILVDVDHLAKINNHYGYLMGNKVLINIAKTLKKNIKKIGFVARYGSDHFVLVLPETREDEAYQVAKEIKSEVSATVYHSKDSKFGITVNIGLVSYSSLIKDKTVPGLFKAVNKALLRAKHSGKNEVEIYRDNNHNGKT
- the hisH gene encoding imidazole glycerol phosphate synthase subunit HisH → MIVVIDYKMGNLHSVQKALEYVGFKVKITNNYREIIYAQGVVLPGVGAFKDAIKNIKELNIDQAIYKVIKEGKPFLGICLGLQLLFSKSYEDGEHQGLGVLSGEVVKFPGSVLVPHIGWNTLEINLNLDQTSSLFLNIPNCSFFYFVHSYFIKPKEEKIIATMTEYGLKFASSIVKDNIVATQFHPEKSQELGLRFLDNFKKEFF